A genomic window from Oncorhynchus keta strain PuntledgeMale-10-30-2019 unplaced genomic scaffold, Oket_V2 Un_contig_19136_pilon_pilon, whole genome shotgun sequence includes:
- the LOC127920355 gene encoding cilia- and flagella-associated protein 251-like isoform X2: protein MSSLCYSTPAKEEEVCCAEKESLGLNFVVKEEHEDIAVKGDEDVFRFKQEEENTISFKKEKEPCGMKREEEVLTLKEEDVTVKEEKDTLGVKEEEGIQAVTVEEEEVEAFRIKKEEDEDISVEEGVESLRIKKEEEEEPFREDEEEGALSIKDEEGEEEETDDLINASERKTRFRGTRDVQTSKTTPLLPLWKEFYPVKGPESA, encoded by the exons ATGAGCTCACTTTGCTACTCCACCCCTGCTAAAGAAGAAGAGGTCTGTTGCGCGGAGAAAGAATCTCTGGGGCTGAACTTTGTCGTGAAAGAAGAACATGAGGATATTGCAGTGAAAGGAGATGAAGACGTGTTTAGATTTAAGCAGGAGGAAGAGAATACTATATCATTTAAAAAAGAGAAAGAACCTTGTGGAATGAAACGGGAAGAGGAGGTTCTCACATTGAaagaggaggatgttacagttaAAGAAGAGAAAGACACTTTaggagtgaaagaggaagaggggatacAGGCTGTCACAGTGGAAGAAGAGGAAGTAGAAGCTTTCAGAATTAaaaaggaggaagatgaggatatCAGCGTGGAAGAGGGGGTAGAATCTTTAAGAAtcaaaaaggaggaagaggaagaacctTTTagagaggacgaggaggagggggcTCTCTCAATAAAAGacgaggaaggagaggaggaggagacagacgaTCTGATTAACGCCAGTGA GAGAAAGACCAGATTCAGAGGAACCAGAGACGTCCAAACCAGCAAGACGACACCACTGCTTccactgtggaaagagttttacccggTTAAGGGACCTGAAAGTGCATAG
- the LOC127920355 gene encoding zinc finger protein 189-like isoform X1, whose amino-acid sequence MSSLCYSTPAKEEEVCCAEKESLGLNFVVKEEHEDIAVKGDEDVFRFKQEEENTISFKKEKEPCGMKREEEVLTLKEEDVTVKEEKDTLGVKEEEGIQAVTVEEEEVEAFRIKKEEDEDISVEEGVESLRIKKEEEEEPFREDEEEGALSIKDEEGEEEETDDLINARERPDSEEPETSKPARRHHCFHCGKSFTRLRDLKVHRTLHTGEKPYQCSQCGKSSAELGHLKAHERMHRGEALPMLSVWKEFFLVSKPEKT is encoded by the exons ATGAGCTCACTTTGCTACTCCACCCCTGCTAAAGAAGAAGAGGTCTGTTGCGCGGAGAAAGAATCTCTGGGGCTGAACTTTGTCGTGAAAGAAGAACATGAGGATATTGCAGTGAAAGGAGATGAAGACGTGTTTAGATTTAAGCAGGAGGAAGAGAATACTATATCATTTAAAAAAGAGAAAGAACCTTGTGGAATGAAACGGGAAGAGGAGGTTCTCACATTGAaagaggaggatgttacagttaAAGAAGAGAAAGACACTTTaggagtgaaagaggaagaggggatacAGGCTGTCACAGTGGAAGAAGAGGAAGTAGAAGCTTTCAGAATTAaaaaggaggaagatgaggatatCAGCGTGGAAGAGGGGGTAGAATCTTTAAGAAtcaaaaaggaggaagaggaagaacctTTTagagaggacgaggaggagggggcTCTCTCAATAAAAGacgaggaaggagaggaggaggagacagacgaTCTGATTAACGCCA GAGAAAGACCAGATTCAGAGGAACCAGAGACGTCCAAACCAGCAAGACGACACCACTGCTTccactgtggaaagagttttacccggTTAAGGGACCTGAAAGTGCATAGGACAttgcacacaggagagaagccttaccaatgttcccagtgtggaaagagttctGCAGAGTTAGGGCACCTGAAAGCACATGAGAGAAtgcacaggggagaagccttaccaatgCTCtctgtgtggaaagagtttttccTTGTTAGCAAGCCTGAAAAGACATGA